TGCGATGAGCAGTACGGGTTTCGTTCCGGGATCGATGCCAAGATGGCCGTGCGGCGGGTGTACTCCAACGTCACCGAGCGGGGGCTACGAGAGGTCGTGGCCGCGGACCTGTCCGACTACTTCAACACGATCGCGCACGGCCCGTTGATGCGGTGCCTGAGCCGGCGAATCGCGGACGGTAGCGTGCTGTCGGTCGTCAAACGCTGGCTTCAGGCGCCGGTGGCGGAACGGCATGAGCGGGGCAAACGACGCACGACGGTGGCCGCGGATACCAACCGCGGTACACCACAGGGCGGAGTCGCCTCACCCTTGCTGGCCAACCTGTACTTCCGGCGATTCGTTCTGGCGTGGAAGCCGTTCGGTCGCGAGCAGCGTCTCCGGGCCCATGTGGTCAACTACGCGGACGATCTGGTCATCAGTTGCCGGCCCGGCCGCAAGCTGATCGCCCGGCTGGGGCTGAGCGTGAACGAGCGGAAGACTCGACTCGCGACGTTGCCGGAGGAGTCGATTGACTTCCTCGGCTATACGATCGGGCAATTCCACGGCCGGGGCGATCGACCGTACATCGGCACCCGGCCGTCAAAGAAGTCGGTATGCAAGCTCCGGGCTAGAATCCACGAGGAGACGTCGAGCCGCTGGAACTGGCAACAACCCGCGGAGCGGGTCGAAGTGCTCAACCCCATCCTTCGTGGCTGGTGTGGGTACTTCAACCAGGGTCCGGTGGTCCGGGTGTACCGTGCGGTCCGTGCGTACATCGAGCGGCGTTTACGCAGGTGGTTGATGCGTCGGGAACAGCGGCGCGGTACGGGGTACAAGCGTTACCCGGGCCGCTACCTGGATGAGGAACTGGGGCTCTTCCGGTCCCCGACCAACGCGCGACTACGCCGAATGCGAAGGCTTGAAGGTCCGAATGAGAGCCGGCCGCGGCGGTAGTGCGCGTTCGGTCGCGTACAACTTCCCGATCAGTTCCAGTTGCCGGGCCGCGCGCCCGTCGCCCGCCTCGGTTGCGGCCACGAACTTGCGCCGCACGTGCTTCACCCTCCCATCGCGGTACAAACCCTCGTACTGGGCCAGCGTGTCCGCCTGGAAGTAGCCCGCTTAGCCGTCGAAGAACTGCTCCGGCTCGTCGGCCGTGCAGTTGGTCATGAAGTCGAACACCACATACGGGTGAACTGTACGGTTGCGGTGACGACCTATGCGAGGACCGATGAACTGTAGCCGTGCTCATCCGCCCCCAGGGTTGTTCGCAGGGGGGAATAAGTCCCGCCGGCAATCGGGGCAGTGGGTGATGGGCTCGGCCTATTGGATTGTGGCCACCCGTGCGGTAAGCTCGTGCATACGGGGTCGGGTGAGGCAAAGCCACCCACATTCGGGGCAGGGTTGCTCGCGTGGGAGCTTGTCGGCTTGTTGCTGGAGGAGCAGTTGGATGTTCCTGCAGTGAGCTCTGGGCGGCCGCGGTGGCGGTCGGCTTGAAGGTCCGGAAGTCGACATCCAGACCCGGTCCGTCGTTGCCGAACGCTCGTTTGGAAACAATGTGTGATCAGCGGGCCGCCGAGTCGTGAAGCTCTTGGAGTTCCTCCGGGCTAAATCGTGGAGTGGCTATTGTCCGTCCTACCTTGGAGTTGCGACCGGACCGAACGAGCGATTTACTATCCCAACGCCCGAACTACGCAACCCGTCTCACAAAACGTGGCGTGGCCTCTTTTAAGGGCTTTCAGAGGTTGTGTCAGAGCCTCTTAAACAGTATGGTTGCTGGGTAAGGCTAGTGATTAATAGTACATAGCTTCGTGCATATTAATGATTAAGAGACTCTGGCGCAGACTCATCAAATCGCTGATTTTCGAGGTGTTTTCGAAGTTGTGTCAGGGCTTCTAAGTTTTGACCCTGATTGCCTGTAACTATTGTCGTCGGTGGCCACGGCGGTAGTCTGGCGGACCCTACTAATCTCAGTATTGTAATGATTTGTGGTTCGCTTAAGTGTTGCCAGCGGGAATCGTAGTTGTTTAGCACTAGGTGGATTTATGAGGATAACGAACAGGTGGATTTCGCGATTTGTTTTCGGTGTTGCTGGCGTCATATTGTTGATTGCATGTATAATGAAAATATTGAGCGAATGGTCGGGAAATGTAAATTACGACGGGCGTTATTTTGGCGGTCGTTTGTTGGTGCCTCTGGTTGCCGCGGAGGCCACACTGGGTCTATGGTTGTGTCTTGGTCTGTTCCCTAGGGCAGCTCGTTTAATTTCCGCTGCGATCTTTGCGATCTTTGCAATTTTCTCAATGTATCAATACGCTATAGGGAAATCATCATGTGGTTGTTTTGGCTCAGTATCTATTATGCCTCTCGCGACGGCAGGGCTGGATTTGTTGATTGTGTTTGCGATGATAATAATTAATCCTCCCGCGCTTCCTAAGTATAAGAATCAAGGCTGGCAAATTGTCCTCATTATTCTTGGTGCGGTGGCTGCTGGGTCCGTTGCGGCAATTGCAAAGACATCGAAAAATAATCCTGAGAACGTGCTCGACCCAATAGTTCACTCGCTAGGTGTAGTAATTCAAGGTCAAGTAATTGAATCAAAGATTAACATTAAAAATATATCTGATAACAAATGCGAAATATCTCATTTCCAGTCGAGTTGTCCATGCTTGAGTATCCATCCTGAATTTGTCGCGATAGATCCCGGCCAAACTGTATCTATTGATATTCGGATTGATTTAGCGAAAGAGCCGGATTTTTACGGCAATCTTTCTGTAGAAGTCGTGGCGGCTGGGCGAAATGGTGAGCGGTTGTCTAGATTTGCTATTGATTTATCAATAAGTAAAAAATAATTTATTGTTGATGTTTAACATATAACATTTGCGTGGCTTGCTTCTGGCGGTCGACTGCGATCTTATGATTGTTTGCTTTATGACGCACTCGTTGCCGCATCACAGCGCGCCGCAAGGGGCAAGAGGTTGCCCGCCTATCCGATGTTCAGGCTCTTCAGGTATAGCCGCGACCTGCCTTGCGCTTAAGTGCCATGCCGCCACGATAACGGTTCCCGCCCGGCAAATCACGTAATTGACTGGTGGGCTATCTTCGAGTTTGGTTTTGCAGCACTCCCAAGGAATCTCCGATGAATGAGTCCGTAGTCGCTCCCGATCCGGTTGGCCATACGCGTTCTGTATGAAGTCGGCGAACCACGTTGCTCTCGACGTAATACTCGAAGCCCGCGGACTGCACGAAATCAGCATATTTTCGCGTCGGCGACACCCGACCGTGACAGTTGACCGGCGAACCAGTGGACCGGGAGGTGGCCTGCGAACTTGGGCGTGTGCGAGCAGTCCCGGGCCGCACAGCCCGCTTGGCGACCGGGCCTCCGACGGCCGCTAACTATTCGCCATTCGAGGTGGGAGCGGAGACCAGGATCCTTCTTCCTTCGCGCAGAGTATGCTTCGCGAACCATGTTTAAGATGAACTTTACGCGTCGTGAAGCCGACCGGCTGGCATGCAGCTTGCAATACAGCCAGCCAGCTGGCCGTTTTCTGCATGATTGTTGTGACTGATAAAAAACGTTATCATTCCCTAATTAACGAGCGGCGGATTGGTGAGTCCGCCGCTCGTTTGCCGACCAGGGCGCGAAAACGCTTGACAGGTTCGGGGTTTTTGTTGCAATCTAATTTATGTCGAATCAATACGTTGTGGTTAAATCGTGACAAATTATACTTATATATGACTAGGCGAGGGTCGCCGTGTCACCATCCCCGCTAAAGTCTGCACCCGGCTCGGACTCGCCGCGGGCGAACCCCTCGTCTTGGAAGAGGATCACGGTACGCTCCGTCTGATCCCGTGCGACCACCTGCTCCGCGACGTTCAAGCCGCATTCGCCCCGTACCATACCCCCGCGAATGCCTCGTCGACGAACTCATCGCCGAGCGACGGGCCGAGGCTGCTCGTGAGTAGCAGTGTTCTCGACGCCTCGGCATTGATCGCGTTCCTGTTCGAGGAACCCGGAGCCGATACCGTAGCTACCCATATTCCCGGGGGCCTCGTCTCGGCCGTCAACCTGTCGGAGGTGGCGGCACGAACTCTCGAGAAAGGGATGACCCTGGACCGGTTCGATTACGAACTCGGGCGCCTGTCCCTGACTGTTGTCCCGTTCGATGCGACCCTCGCCAAGGTCGCAGCCGCGCTTCGGGCTCCGACTCGCGCCCTGGGGCTTTCGTTCGCGGACCGCGCGTGCCTCGCCCTATGCCTAGTTCGCGGGATCCCGGCCGTCACCGGGGACCGGGACTGGACCAAGGCGAACGTCGGGGTAGAAGTCGTCGTGTTCTGATGACCGACTTGACCCCACTCGCGCCTCGTTCGCACCTGAATGCATTCGGCGAACCTGCGCTACCGGCGTGCGTAGCTGAAGCGGGGCCGCACGCACGGTTCGCGTGGGACGAGTTCTTTTGTGGTGTGCTCGCCAACACGCACACCCGGCGCGCGTACGCCCGGGCTGTGCGCGACTTCTTCGCCTGGCTTGCGCCGTCCGGTACCCAACTGCCCGATATCACGCCCGGTCTCGTGGGCCGGTACTTCTTCCAGCACCCGGGCAGTATTCCGTCCCGGAAACTGGCTCTCGGCCCTGCGTACCTTGTTTGGTGTGATGGTCCAGCGGCACGTCATGCTCCTGAACCCGGTCGCCTCGGTCCGGGTCGAAAGGTACCGCGTGATCGAGGGCAAGACGCCCGAGATCACGGTGCCCCAGGCCCGGTGCCTGCTGGCCTCGATCGAAACCGGCACGCTCATCGGCAAGCGAGACAAGGCGCTCATCGCCCTGCTCGCCTACACGGGCGCGCGGCGCGGGGCCGTTGCCCAACTCCGCATCCACGACTTCCGGGATGACGGTACCCAGTGCCTTCTGCGGTTCCGTGAGAAAGGCGGAGTAAAACATGGTCCCCCTCGGATGTGTCGCCTCTGGCCGTCATCGCCGCGCCCTAGATTGCTGTCCGAGCAAGAGTGACCACCTGAAGGTATTGTTGTTCATCAAGGGATAAAGCTGCGAGGTGAGTATTGGTTTCAGCGACGTTCCCTCGATACTTGCGAACGTCAGGGTATCTTGTTACCAACATTTTCCGCGTGCCCAGGGCTTTGCGGTAGTTCTCCGCCGCCTCTTGAGGCCGGTGCATGTCACGCAGCAGGTGCCCCAAGTTACTGTAGGTGAGGGCCGACTTGCCCCAATATTCTGGGGCGTCGGGGCGCTGGCGGGTCAGTGGCTTCAGGACGACCAGCACCTCGTTGTACTTCTTTTCCGCCTCCCTGAGTTGGGTCAGGGCGCGGGATAGGTTCGCCAGGTTGATGAGGCTCGAAGATTGATCGTTCATGTATTCGGGGTTCTTGGGAAACTCCGCCACCAGTCACTCGCGAATGACTAGCCCCTTACGGTAGTGTTCCCCTGCCTCCTGCAGGCGGTCGAGGTCGCTCAGTAGGACACCAAGGTTCGAGTGGGTATTGGCGAGGAGAACCCGGTACTCGGGGACATCAGCGCACTTAGTCGTCAATTCTTGGAAGATGGCCAGGCCCTTGAGGTAGTGCCGCTCCGCTTCCTTCATTTGTCCCCTGTTTTTCAGCACTAGGCGGATTCGGAGTATCCCACTGCCCACGGTTTGCTTGGGCACGCCCTTCAGAAAACCGGGGACATTCCCGGATCAAGAGCCGCACTCAACGAAGTCGTCCGACTCGAACCGCTCAACCCGACGTGGAAGAAATTGCTCGCGAACTTACCACCCCTCCAAATTGCCCCGCCGCCACGGGAGAACTAACGGACTGAAGGGTTACGCGCCCCTCGAGTGCTGATCGCAACTCACGACCCTTAGGCCCGGAGCGGCCCGGGGGACGGGAAAGGATTGGGCGGTCGAAAGGGCGGCAAAGCTCGAACCAGCATTGGTGGGCGAACGGCGCGGCGGCGGTAGTCATTCTTAAGCGATAGAAACCTGAAACGACAAGAGCCCCCGGCCCGCTGAAGCGGAACCGGGGGCTCGTTAGTTGCCTGACGTTACTTCGCGAACAGTTTGGCGATGCTGACCACCCGGTCGACCCCGAGCATGTCCACCAGTGACTTGATGGCTTCGACCTGTACCGCCCGCCCCGCCGGGCCACTAGATGGCACGAGCCGTTCAAGGCAGCACCTTCTGCCGCAGCCGACATGTACATTTCGTGACGCACCTCCTGCACTCTAGCAGCGCGCGAAAGTATCGAACGCGGATGCCGGTAGGCGCGATGGCAACTCGCCCGAAGGTCACTGCTCGGCAAACGGGTACGCTCTGGCGTAGCTCAGGCTCCGACTTTAGAATTTCGCCTGTTGCTGCTTCAACTTGGATCATTCAACAACAAACTTGAGCGCACCCGCCTCGCACACGCGGCCGGCATAACAGCAACGCCTGATAAAAGAAATCGATAGATATCTGAAAATATTCATCTCTGGAGCAACTCATGGATTCGGACGCCCATCCGAGTGATGACGCCATCCGCTTTTATTTGAGCGGCGGCACCCAACCGTCTGGGATCGAACCACTCCGGCATCACCTCGGCTCTTGTGCCTACTGCCGTGCGCGTGTGGCGGCGATCAAGAACCAGGCCACCAGGCCACCGGTGCCCGATCCGACAGACACGCCGCCGGCCACCGAGGACGGGGCACTGGCCGCCCTGCAACAACTGGGCGGGTACACGAACGTCCGCGAGCTCAAGGCCGGAGGGATGGGTGTCGTGTACCTGGCGCGCAACATCGACTTCCAGCGCGACGAGGTGCTCAAGGTGATCAAGCCGACCGAACAGATGAGCGCAGAAGCCCGAGCCCGCTTCCGCCGGGAGATCGAAGCGATGGGCCGGCTCAACCACCCCAACATCGTTACCCCGTATGTGGTGCGGGAGGTCGCCAGCGTGCTGGTTCTGATCATGGAGTTTGCCGGCGAGAGCCTCGAGTCGTTTGTCCGA
This region of Gemmata massiliana genomic DNA includes:
- a CDS encoding reverse transcriptase domain-containing protein — protein: MWIAKSNGGPRPLGIPSIRDRVAQVAVLLVIGPIFEADLCDEQYGFRSGIDAKMAVRRVYSNVTERGLREVVAADLSDYFNTIAHGPLMRCLSRRIADGSVLSVVKRWLQAPVAERHERGKRRTTVAADTNRGTPQGGVASPLLANLYFRRFVLAWKPFGREQRLRAHVVNYADDLVISCRPGRKLIARLGLSVNERKTRLATLPEESIDFLGYTIGQFHGRGDRPYIGTRPSKKSVCKLRARIHEETSSRWNWQQPAERVEVLNPILRGWCGYFNQGPVVRVYRAVRAYIERRLRRWLMRREQRRGTGYKRYPGRYLDEELGLFRSPTNARLRRMRRLEGPNESRPRR
- a CDS encoding IS66 family transposase is translated as MKHVRRKFVAATEAGDGRAARQLELIGKLYATERALPPRPALIRTFKPSHSA
- a CDS encoding DUF1573 domain-containing protein, encoding MRITNRWISRFVFGVAGVILLIACIMKILSEWSGNVNYDGRYFGGRLLVPLVAAEATLGLWLCLGLFPRAARLISAAIFAIFAIFSMYQYAIGKSSCGCFGSVSIMPLATAGLDLLIVFAMIIINPPALPKYKNQGWQIVLIILGAVAAGSVAAIAKTSKNNPENVLDPIVHSLGVVIQGQVIESKINIKNISDNKCEISHFQSSCPCLSIHPEFVAIDPGQTVSIDIRIDLAKEPDFYGNLSVEVVAAGRNGERLSRFAIDLSISKK
- a CDS encoding type II toxin-antitoxin system VapC family toxin — its product is MSSSVLDASALIAFLFEEPGADTVATHIPGGLVSAVNLSEVAARTLEKGMTLDRFDYELGRLSLTVVPFDATLAKVAAALRAPTRALGLSFADRACLALCLVRGIPAVTGDRDWTKANVGVEVVVF
- a CDS encoding site-specific integrase, which gives rise to MLLNPVASVRVERYRVIEGKTPEITVPQARCLLASIETGTLIGKRDKALIALLAYTGARRGAVAQLRIHDFRDDGTQCLLRFREKGGVKHGPPRMCRLWPSSPRPRLLSEQE
- a CDS encoding tetratricopeptide repeat protein — its product is MAEFPKNPEYMNDQSSSLINLANLSRALTQLREAEKKYNEVLVVLKPLTRQRPDAPEYWGKSALTYSNLGHLLRDMHRPQEAAENYRKALGTRKMLVTRYPDVRKYRGNVAETNTHLAALSLDEQQYLQVVTLARTAI
- a CDS encoding tetratricopeptide repeat protein, whose protein sequence is MLKNRGQMKEAERHYLKGLAIFQELTTKCADVPEYRVLLANTHSNLGVLLSDLDRLQEAGEHYRKGLVIRE